From Cecembia calidifontis, one genomic window encodes:
- a CDS encoding N-acetylmuramoyl-L-alanine amidase-like domain-containing protein: protein MHKAFFLLPLLILSFLANSQTVCSLESRARLDQFFSEFSQKDLSGESLNVLTVEIGKWFLGTPYVEKTLEIPGEEKLVINLQGLDCTTYLETVVTLSRLANRADLSFESYESELQHLRYRDGENSGYPSRLHYFSDWIYENQQKGILEDITAKIGGKPYKNQPSFMSANPQFYPQLSNPEYVSQIRNTEREIAGRSYHFIPKDEIRKAEEKIQSGDLIAITASRSDLDMVHVGFAVKKNGRIHLMHASTGSMKVEISEKPLSEYLAGFKSQSGIMVARLVHP, encoded by the coding sequence ATGCACAAAGCTTTCTTCCTACTACCCTTATTGATTCTTTCTTTTCTTGCCAATTCCCAAACTGTCTGTTCTCTGGAAAGTCGGGCAAGACTAGATCAGTTCTTTTCAGAATTTTCCCAAAAGGATCTCTCAGGAGAATCTCTGAATGTGCTTACTGTGGAAATTGGCAAATGGTTTTTGGGTACCCCCTATGTAGAAAAAACTTTGGAAATTCCCGGTGAGGAAAAGTTGGTCATTAACCTTCAGGGGCTAGATTGCACTACATATTTGGAAACTGTGGTTACCTTGAGCAGATTGGCCAATAGGGCTGATTTAAGTTTTGAATCGTATGAGTCCGAGTTGCAGCATCTGAGATATAGGGATGGGGAAAATTCAGGTTATCCTTCCCGTTTGCATTATTTTTCAGATTGGATTTATGAAAATCAACAAAAGGGCATCTTGGAGGATATTACCGCAAAAATAGGAGGGAAACCATATAAGAATCAGCCTTCCTTTATGTCTGCTAACCCTCAATTTTACCCACAATTGAGTAATCCGGAATATGTATCCCAAATCAGGAATACTGAGCGAGAGATCGCGGGCAGGTCTTATCACTTCATTCCCAAAGATGAAATCAGAAAAGCTGAAGAGAAGATACAAAGCGGTGACCTGATTGCTATCACTGCCTCGAGGAGTGATTTGGATATGGTTCATGTAGGTTTTGCTGTTAAAAAAAATGGCAGGATCCATTTGATGCATGCAAGTACCGGTTCAATGAAAGTGGAAATTTCAGAAAAGCCATTAAGTGAGTATTTGGCCGGGTTTAAATCCCAATCGGGAATAATGGTTGCCCGCTTAGTCCATCCATAA